Proteins encoded in a region of the Bombiscardovia apis genome:
- a CDS encoding DNA gyrase/topoisomerase IV subunit A, with product MAGHRKSNPGYDMREIKEHIVETPLGEEMSKSFLEYAYSVIYARALPDARDGLKPVQRRIIYQMGQMNLTPDRPYMKSARAVGEVMGKLHPHGDSSIYEAMVRLAQPFAMRLPLVDGHGNFGSLDDGPAASRYTEARLAPSALGMNANIDEDTVDFTPNYDNKLKEPTVLPAAIPNLLVNGSSGIAVGMATNMITHNVGEVVNAAKYVMAHPDASLDDLMTYVPGPDLPGGGIIVGREGIRKAYESGRGAFVTRSLTHIENVTARKKAIVVTELPFMVGPERVLERISEGVKNHRIEGISGAIDLTDRHNGTRLVIELKSGFDPAKVLAQLFKYTPLEDSFTINNVALVGGRPHTMGLRELLDVWIAHRRQVIERRSRFRKRKAQERLHLVEGLLLAMLDIDEVIQVIRTSDDADSAKTRLMAVFDLDDIQAKYILELRLRRLTKMSRIELEGERDDLKRQLEALELILSSPAQLDKVVVEEMEEAAAAYGTPRRTVILDAEPSGDLAPVTVQSDGSSESKAAAAVTSLGLAAGASAAKSTQGADASSLQMQDDPCTVLMSASGLIARSSEGALDMWLSRSAADGRAADDQIVSIFATHTLASYALITSAGRLVTAAVADLPQLPLTTSLSLSGGVAADELLGMTQSTEPVAGERTIAAVDLSDETPLALGTRRGVVKRWNRQSPTTMDSWNVIDLEANDQVVFAAPAADDSSLVFISSDSSLLNYEANKVRPQGRNSAGMTGIRLAEGEQVVAFAVVPRNQLAWTYTEGENGLTSQSGAVVLTVAGDADALPGTENGAAKVTPLQMYPAKGRGTGGVRSQRFLKGQNKLIAACVGPWPLHASTASGHPVDLPEVDMRRDASGQDLAASIAFVA from the coding sequence ATGGCGGGACATCGCAAAAGCAATCCAGGCTACGACATGCGTGAAATCAAGGAACATATTGTCGAAACGCCCTTGGGCGAGGAGATGAGCAAATCCTTCTTAGAATACGCTTATTCTGTCATTTATGCCCGCGCTTTGCCCGATGCTCGTGATGGTCTCAAACCAGTACAGAGGCGCATTATTTACCAAATGGGCCAAATGAACCTCACTCCTGACCGGCCCTATATGAAGTCTGCTCGCGCAGTGGGCGAAGTAATGGGTAAACTCCACCCCCACGGCGATTCTTCTATTTATGAAGCTATGGTGCGCTTAGCCCAGCCGTTCGCCATGCGCCTTCCCCTAGTTGATGGCCACGGCAATTTTGGTTCCTTAGACGACGGCCCGGCAGCTTCGCGATATACCGAGGCCCGTTTGGCTCCCTCCGCCTTGGGTATGAATGCCAACATCGATGAAGACACGGTTGACTTCACTCCTAACTACGACAACAAGCTCAAAGAGCCCACCGTTTTGCCCGCAGCCATCCCGAATTTGCTAGTTAATGGCTCCTCGGGTATCGCCGTTGGTATGGCCACCAATATGATTACCCACAACGTGGGCGAAGTGGTGAACGCAGCCAAGTATGTGATGGCTCACCCCGATGCTTCTCTTGACGATTTAATGACTTACGTACCCGGCCCGGACCTGCCCGGCGGCGGTATTATTGTGGGGCGAGAGGGCATCCGTAAGGCCTATGAATCAGGGCGTGGCGCCTTCGTGACTCGTTCCCTTACCCACATTGAAAACGTCACTGCCCGCAAAAAAGCCATCGTCGTCACCGAACTGCCCTTCATGGTAGGACCTGAACGAGTTTTGGAACGCATTTCCGAGGGAGTGAAAAACCACCGCATCGAGGGCATCTCGGGAGCAATTGACTTAACAGACCGTCACAACGGTACCCGTTTGGTTATCGAGCTCAAGTCTGGATTCGACCCTGCGAAGGTGCTTGCTCAGCTCTTTAAATACACGCCTTTGGAAGATTCCTTCACCATCAACAACGTAGCACTAGTGGGTGGCCGTCCTCACACTATGGGACTTAGGGAGCTCTTAGACGTATGGATTGCTCATCGTCGGCAAGTTATCGAGCGCCGCAGCCGCTTCCGTAAGCGCAAGGCTCAAGAGCGTCTTCACTTGGTTGAGGGCCTCTTGCTGGCCATGCTCGACATCGACGAAGTTATCCAAGTGATTCGCACGTCTGATGATGCTGACAGCGCCAAAACCCGTTTAATGGCAGTCTTTGACCTCGACGACATTCAAGCCAAGTACATCTTGGAATTGCGTTTGCGTCGACTGACCAAGATGAGCCGTATTGAGCTTGAAGGCGAGCGAGATGATTTGAAGCGCCAGCTCGAAGCCCTTGAACTGATTTTAAGCTCGCCTGCCCAGCTTGATAAAGTCGTTGTTGAAGAGATGGAAGAGGCTGCGGCTGCTTACGGAACACCACGACGTACAGTAATTCTTGACGCCGAACCTTCTGGTGACTTGGCTCCGGTAACGGTGCAAAGTGATGGAAGTAGCGAGAGCAAGGCAGCTGCTGCCGTAACGAGTTTGGGACTAGCAGCAGGTGCTTCGGCTGCCAAATCGACTCAGGGAGCAGATGCCTCAAGCTTACAAATGCAAGATGATCCTTGCACGGTCTTAATGAGCGCTTCTGGTTTGATTGCGCGTTCGAGCGAAGGTGCACTCGACATGTGGCTGAGCCGGTCAGCAGCAGACGGACGGGCAGCAGACGACCAAATCGTCTCTATCTTCGCCACCCACACCCTAGCGTCATACGCTCTCATCACTTCAGCTGGACGTTTAGTAACGGCAGCGGTCGCAGATTTGCCTCAGCTGCCCTTGACCACTTCACTCAGTTTGAGCGGTGGCGTGGCAGCCGACGAACTGCTAGGCATGACGCAATCAACAGAACCAGTTGCTGGTGAACGGACGATCGCGGCAGTAGATCTTTCTGATGAAACTCCCCTAGCTCTAGGAACCCGGCGGGGCGTGGTCAAGCGTTGGAATCGACAGTCTCCCACAACTATGGATTCTTGGAATGTCATTGACCTAGAGGCCAATGATCAGGTAGTATTCGCAGCTCCAGCAGCAGACGATAGCAGCTTGGTATTTATCTCCTCTGACTCGAGTCTACTCAATTATGAAGCCAACAAGGTGCGACCTCAGGGGCGCAATTCAGCTGGTATGACTGGCATACGACTGGCAGAGGGCGAGCAGGTGGTGGCCTTCGCGGTTGTACCTCGCAATCAGTTGGCTTGGACCTATACCGAGGGCGAGAACGGGCTGACCAGTCAGTCGGGCGCAGTGGTGCTCACTGTGGCAGGCGATGCTGATGCCCTGCCCGGAACCGAAAACGGTGCTGCCAAAGTCACTCCCCTACAGATGTATCCTGCCAAGGGGCGTGGCACTGGCGGAGTACGCTCTCAGCGGTTCTTAAAGGGGCAGAACAAGCTCATTGCGGCCTGTGTTGGGCCTTGGCCTCTCCATGCTTCAACCGCATCTGGACACCCAGTAGACCTTCCAGAAGTCGACATGCGTCGAGATGCCTCGGGCCAAGATTTAGCAGCATCCATTGCTTTCGTAGCCTAA
- a CDS encoding DNA topoisomerase IV subunit B yields MAKAVKTTQDESYGADSLTVLEGLDAVRKRPGMYIGTTDSQGLMHCLWEIIDNSVDEALAGACNDITVILHADNSIEVQDNGRGIPVDVEPKTGLTGVEVVLTKLHAGAKFGNASYNAVGGLHGVGSSVVNALSSRLDVEVDRGGKTYRMEFHQGHPGTYEDSDPEQPSPTAPFKRTRKGRPTQLRVVGTAPKSHTGTRIRYWADPEIFNETAQFSYEQLIDRVRQTSFLVPGLKITVIDEHIEQTGDPDQDQFLEVDHQAAAEQNTFGNELDAVSALIAPEQAAETGELADGAEGNELAELGGEAEANPQAAASEALSLSASSADVQSKSHKRVEEFLHTGGVVDFVDYLSSGEPVSDIWHISGEETYEEETQKVGPDGELHAQKVARVCGVDIALRWVNDYDSVVRSFVNVVATPGGGMHVDGFMNAMTRQVRKVVEANARRLKVNLKDPHSKIERDDVLAGLVAVITVRIAEPQFQGQTKDVLGTAQVKPIVTKMTDDQFGQMITGSKRGFKEQAGRVMEKIVGEMHARVQARKTKEVTRRKNALESASMPAKLSDCMPGNDDVAELFIVEGDSALGTAKAARNSAFQALLPIRGKILNVQKASISQILGNKECASIIQVVGAGSGANFDISQSRYNKVVMMTDADVDGAHIRILLLTLFYRYMRPLIEEGHVYAAVPPLHRISLTGKRKGEYIYTYSDDELEGKLADLGKQGITFNEDIQRYKGLGEMDADQLADTTMDPRTRMLRRIRMEDAEEAARVFPLLMGDDVPPRKQFIVENADDFDRSKIDT; encoded by the coding sequence ATGGCAAAGGCAGTAAAGACAACGCAAGACGAGTCCTATGGGGCAGATTCGCTTACTGTGCTCGAAGGCTTAGACGCAGTGCGTAAGCGCCCGGGCATGTATATCGGAACAACCGATAGCCAAGGCCTTATGCACTGCTTGTGGGAGATTATCGACAACTCGGTCGACGAGGCTCTGGCTGGTGCATGCAATGACATTACCGTGATTTTGCACGCCGATAATTCCATCGAAGTGCAAGACAACGGCCGCGGCATTCCTGTGGATGTTGAACCCAAGACTGGCTTGACTGGTGTGGAAGTGGTGCTGACTAAGCTCCATGCAGGAGCCAAGTTTGGTAACGCTTCATATAACGCCGTTGGCGGTTTGCACGGTGTCGGTTCTTCCGTTGTCAATGCGCTCAGTTCACGTTTAGATGTGGAAGTTGACCGCGGCGGCAAGACTTATCGGATGGAGTTCCACCAAGGCCATCCTGGAACCTATGAAGATAGTGATCCAGAGCAGCCTTCGCCTACAGCGCCCTTTAAACGCACCCGTAAAGGGCGTCCAACCCAGTTGCGGGTGGTAGGAACAGCGCCAAAGAGCCACACAGGCACTCGTATCCGCTATTGGGCTGACCCTGAGATTTTTAACGAAACTGCTCAGTTTAGCTACGAGCAGTTGATTGACAGAGTACGACAGACAAGCTTCTTAGTGCCCGGTTTAAAAATCACGGTTATCGACGAGCATATTGAGCAAACCGGTGACCCCGACCAAGACCAGTTCTTAGAAGTTGACCATCAGGCAGCAGCAGAGCAGAATACCTTCGGCAATGAGCTGGATGCCGTATCTGCGCTAATCGCTCCTGAGCAGGCTGCTGAGACGGGCGAACTTGCAGACGGAGCTGAAGGCAATGAACTAGCCGAACTAGGTGGTGAGGCTGAGGCCAACCCCCAAGCAGCTGCTTCTGAGGCCCTTTCTTTGAGCGCGAGTAGTGCCGATGTTCAATCTAAGAGCCATAAGCGGGTGGAGGAATTTCTTCATACCGGCGGAGTCGTTGACTTTGTGGATTATCTTTCCAGCGGTGAGCCGGTAAGCGACATCTGGCATATTTCCGGTGAGGAAACATACGAGGAAGAAACCCAGAAGGTGGGGCCCGACGGAGAATTGCACGCGCAAAAAGTGGCGCGAGTGTGCGGTGTTGATATTGCCCTGCGCTGGGTGAACGATTACGACTCGGTCGTGCGTTCCTTCGTCAACGTCGTTGCCACTCCTGGTGGCGGCATGCACGTCGATGGCTTTATGAATGCCATGACCAGACAAGTGCGCAAGGTGGTTGAAGCCAATGCTCGCCGTCTCAAGGTCAACCTGAAGGACCCCCATAGCAAAATTGAACGAGACGATGTGCTCGCTGGCTTAGTTGCGGTGATTACGGTTCGTATTGCTGAGCCTCAGTTCCAAGGCCAGACCAAGGATGTGCTCGGCACAGCCCAAGTGAAGCCCATCGTGACTAAGATGACCGACGACCAGTTTGGGCAGATGATTACCGGTTCCAAGCGCGGTTTCAAAGAGCAGGCCGGTCGGGTCATGGAGAAAATTGTGGGGGAGATGCACGCCCGTGTGCAAGCCCGCAAAACCAAGGAAGTTACTCGCCGTAAGAATGCCTTAGAGTCAGCTTCCATGCCCGCCAAGCTCTCGGATTGCATGCCCGGCAATGATGATGTGGCTGAACTCTTTATCGTGGAGGGCGATTCGGCACTCGGCACGGCTAAGGCTGCCCGTAACTCGGCCTTCCAAGCGCTCTTGCCCATTCGCGGTAAGATTTTGAATGTACAGAAAGCTTCAATTTCTCAGATTTTAGGCAACAAAGAGTGCGCTTCCATCATTCAGGTGGTGGGTGCTGGCTCAGGTGCCAACTTCGACATTAGCCAGTCTCGCTACAACAAGGTCGTTATGATGACCGATGCAGATGTTGACGGGGCTCATATTCGTATCCTCTTGCTCACCCTCTTCTACCGCTACATGCGGCCCTTAATCGAAGAAGGCCATGTCTATGCGGCTGTGCCTCCGCTTCATCGCATATCCCTAACGGGCAAGCGCAAAGGCGAGTATATCTACACCTATTCAGACGACGAGTTAGAAGGCAAGCTCGCAGACTTAGGCAAGCAAGGCATCACCTTCAACGAAGATATTCAGCGCTACAAGGGTTTGGGTGAGATGGATGCCGATCAGCTGGCAGACACCACGATGGATCCACGTACCCGTATGCTGCGCAGAATTCGGATGGAAGATGCCGAAGAAGCAGCGCGCGTTTTCCCCCTGCTCATGGGTGACGACGTGCCGCCCCGTAAACAGTTTATTGTCGAGAATGCAGACGATTTCGATCGTTCAAAGATTGATACCTGA
- a CDS encoding RNA polymerase sigma factor, translated as MATKDTKSDKSEQLEQDAASQTQSKSQGRGRKSAASAKAKTSKGTKAKSATKASASSKKSAKPVDELEDEQVIPAEEEQVEEDDFDIEELSQADGPTIDVDEDGEPIDDVVEDDDDEDDAPAEPVTPPEVKGAFVVSDADDDENVAPSGNPKRRVVTAGATADPVKDYLKQIGRVSLLNAEQEVDLSERIEAGLYAQHLLDEDGESLPFKRRRELKWAANDGKKAKDHLLEANLRLVVSLAKRYTGRGMLFLDLIQEGNLGLIRAVEKFDYIKGYKFSTYATWWIRQAITRAMADQARTIRVPVHMVEVINKLSRVQRQMLQDLGREPTPDELARELDMPVEKVQEVQKYGREPISLHTPLGEDGDSEFGDLIEDTDAIAPSDAVAFSLLQEQFKQVLETLSPREAGVIKMRYGLEDGQPKTLDDIGRVYGVTRERIRQIESKTMSKLRHPSRSQTLRDFLDQ; from the coding sequence TTGGCCACTAAGGACACCAAGTCTGATAAGAGCGAGCAGCTAGAGCAGGATGCGGCCAGCCAAACCCAGTCGAAGTCACAGGGTAGGGGCCGTAAAAGTGCTGCGAGTGCTAAGGCCAAGACCAGCAAGGGCACGAAGGCGAAGAGTGCTACAAAAGCCAGTGCAAGCAGCAAGAAGTCTGCAAAGCCTGTAGATGAACTTGAAGACGAGCAAGTCATTCCTGCCGAAGAAGAGCAGGTTGAAGAAGACGACTTCGACATTGAGGAGTTGAGCCAGGCAGACGGGCCAACTATCGATGTAGACGAAGACGGTGAGCCAATCGACGACGTTGTGGAAGATGACGACGACGAAGATGACGCTCCTGCCGAACCGGTGACACCTCCAGAAGTGAAGGGTGCGTTTGTTGTCTCTGACGCAGACGATGACGAGAACGTTGCTCCTTCTGGCAACCCAAAGCGCCGGGTAGTTACTGCCGGAGCTACCGCGGACCCTGTCAAGGATTACCTTAAGCAGATTGGCCGAGTGTCCCTGCTGAATGCAGAGCAGGAAGTCGATCTTTCTGAGCGCATCGAAGCTGGTCTCTACGCGCAGCACTTGCTCGACGAAGATGGTGAGTCGCTACCCTTCAAGCGTCGCCGTGAGCTCAAATGGGCTGCGAATGACGGCAAAAAAGCTAAGGACCACCTGCTGGAAGCGAACTTGCGTCTGGTGGTTTCTCTCGCTAAGCGTTACACCGGCCGTGGCATGCTCTTCCTTGATTTGATTCAGGAAGGCAACTTGGGTCTGATTCGAGCCGTGGAGAAGTTTGATTACATCAAGGGCTATAAGTTCTCAACTTATGCTACTTGGTGGATTCGTCAGGCCATCACACGCGCAATGGCAGACCAGGCTCGCACGATTCGCGTGCCCGTTCACATGGTCGAAGTCATCAATAAGCTCTCTCGCGTCCAGCGTCAGATGCTCCAAGACTTGGGTCGTGAACCAACTCCAGACGAGTTGGCTCGCGAATTGGACATGCCCGTTGAGAAGGTGCAAGAAGTTCAGAAGTATGGGCGTGAACCTATCTCTTTGCACACCCCTCTGGGTGAGGACGGCGATTCCGAGTTCGGCGATTTGATTGAAGATACCGACGCTATTGCACCGTCCGACGCTGTGGCATTCTCCCTCCTGCAAGAGCAGTTCAAGCAGGTATTGGAGACGCTGAGCCCACGAGAAGCTGGCGTTATCAAGATGCGCTACGGCCTTGAAGACGGCCAGCCCAAGACTCTCGACGACATCGGTCGTGTGTATGGCGTTACCCGCGAACGTATCCGCCAGATTGAATCGAAGACTATGTCGAAGCTGCGCCACCCTTCGCGCTCGCAGACCTTGCGCGACTTCCTCGACCAATGA